Sequence from the Mycobacteriales bacterium genome:
CTCGAGGCTGCTGCTCGTCGCCGTCTCCAGCGGATCGGTACTCAACCCGCTGAACTCCTCGATGATCGCCGTGGCGCTCGTCGACATCACCCGTGCCTTCAAGCTGTCGTTCGCCGGCGCGTCGTGGCTGATCTCCGCCTACTACCTGGCGAGTGCGGTGGGCCAGCCGGTGATGGGGCGGCTCGGTGACCTGATCGGCCGGCGCCGGGTGTTCCTCGCCGGCCTCGTCGTGGTCGGCCTGTCGGGCCTCGCCGCCGCGGTCGCGCCGACGTTCGGCCTGCTGGTGGCCGCGCGTGTCGTGCAGGCCTGCGGCAGCTCGGCTCTCTACCCCGCGGGCGTCGGCATCCTGCGCGAAGCCGACGTCGACCGGCGGGCACAGGCCCTGGGGGTGATGTCGATCGTCGCGTCGGTCTCGGCCGCCATCGGTCCGACGATCGGCGGCGCCCTCGTCGGCTGGCAGGGCTGGCCGACGATCTTCCTCGTCAACCTGCCCGCCGTGGCCGTCTCGCTGGCACTCGCGCTCATCGCGCTGCCGCGCGACGACCGGCCGTGGATCTCTCCGGCCGCCCTGCTGCGGCAGTTCGACCTCCCCGGTGCCGGCTGCTTCTCGGCCGCGCTCGCGTTCCTGCTGGCCTTCCTCGTCTCCTTGCACGACAGCCCGGCCTGGTGGGCCCTGGGTCTCTCGATCCTCGCCGCCGTCGTGCTCGGCTACGTCGAGCGCCGACGCGACCGGCCGTTCCTCGACCTCGCGGCGCTGCGGGCCAACCGCGTGCTGGTGGGCGTCTACGCAGGCCAGGCGCTGGCGAACTTCGTCTTCTACGCGATCTTTTTCGGCATCCCGAGCTACCTGCAGGCCGCCCGCGGTGACGGCGCCGAGACCGCCGGACTGATCATGATGCCGATCACCGTGCTCGCGGTCGTCACCACGCCGTTCGCGGCCCGCCTGGTCGACCGGCACGGCAGCCAGCTGGTGCTCTCGGCGGGCTCGGTGGCCCTCGTGGCGGGAGCACTGGTGCTTCTCGCCGTACGTCCGGGTCTCGCCGATGCCGGCATCGCGGGCCTGCTGGCGCTCACCGGCATCGGGGTCGGCTGCACCAACCTGGCCCTTCAGACGGCGATGTACGACGCCGCCCCGGCCGCCGAGATGGGAGCGGCCTCCGGGCTGTTCCAGACCGCCCGCTACATCGGCACCATGCTGGCGGCCGGCACCCTCGGCGTCGTCTTCGGCGAGCGCATCGACGCTGCGCAGCTGCACCAGCTGGCGCTCATCCTCGGCGCCGCCGCGGTCATGCTCACCGTCTCCACGCTGCGTCGCCCGCGGCCCGTGCGCCTCGCCCCGCGGTGAGCTGTCGCGATCAGAGAGTGGTCACCGGGCGGCACTGCAGCAGCCACAGCCGCCCGCCGGCGAAGGCCCACTCGATGTCCCGCGGCCCGTGGAACACCCGCGCGCACCGCTCGGCCAGCCGGTGCAGCGCGACGAGCTGCCCGTCGTCGAGGCACAGCGCCTCGACCAGGTGCTCCGCCGTCGGCGTTTCGGCCGTGCCACCGTCGACGTCGAGCCGCACGGCGACGTCCTTGTAGCCCGGGTTCCGCTCGACCACCGCGCCGGCGGTGTCCAGCCGGTACAGGTCCGGGGTCACGAGCCCCTGCACCACTGCCTCGCCGAGCCCCCACGCGGCCTCCACCACCCGCTCGTCCGCGCCGGTCACAGGGTTGCGGGTGAAGAGCACGCCCGCGACGTCGGCCGCGACGAGCTGCTGGACGACCACGGCGACCGACACGGTGGCCGGCAGCCCCATCCGGTCGCGGTAGGCCATGGCGCTCGGCGTACGCCCCGACTCCCACACCTCGCGCACGGCGCCCGCCACCGCGGCCGCGTCGGGTACGCCGAGGCAGGTGCGGTGCTGCCCGGCGAAGCTCGCGTCGGCGGCG
This genomic interval carries:
- a CDS encoding PEP/pyruvate-binding domain-containing protein is translated as MTADRDTAAVPAVAVPLTDAADAARYGGKAAQLAAAVRAGLPVPEGVALDAATVERIADGELDGPVLAGGPFAVRSSAIDEDAADASFAGQHRTCLGVPDAAAVAGAVREVWESGRTPSAMAYRDRMGLPATVSVAVVVQQLVAADVAGVLFTRNPVTGADERVVEAAWGLGEAVVQGLVTPDLYRLDTAGAVVERNPGYKDVAVRLDVDGGTAETPTAEHLVEALCLDDGQLVALHRLAERCARVFHGPRDIEWAFAGGRLWLLQCRPVTTL
- a CDS encoding MFS transporter; translation: SRLLLVAVSSGSVLNPLNSSMIAVALVDITRAFKLSFAGASWLISAYYLASAVGQPVMGRLGDLIGRRRVFLAGLVVVGLSGLAAAVAPTFGLLVAARVVQACGSSALYPAGVGILREADVDRRAQALGVMSIVASVSAAIGPTIGGALVGWQGWPTIFLVNLPAVAVSLALALIALPRDDRPWISPAALLRQFDLPGAGCFSAALAFLLAFLVSLHDSPAWWALGLSILAAVVLGYVERRRDRPFLDLAALRANRVLVGVYAGQALANFVFYAIFFGIPSYLQAARGDGAETAGLIMMPITVLAVVTTPFAARLVDRHGSQLVLSAGSVALVAGALVLLAVRPGLADAGIAGLLALTGIGVGCTNLALQTAMYDAAPAAEMGAASGLFQTARYIGTMLAAGTLGVVFGERIDAAQLHQLALILGAAAVMLTVSTLRRPRPVRLAPR